From the Paenibacillus sp. MMS20-IR301 genome, the window TTGAAGATAAGGCACAGCCTGCTCTACGGGCAGCCGCAGCACCAGCTCCTTGAGCTGCTCCAGCATTTCCGTTCTTGCTTTTCTTCTGGAAAAGAAGCGGGTCAGCATTACAGCCCCCATAGAAACAATGTTGAATGAGCGCAGTTTATTCTCAATGCTCTTCTTGTTCAGCAGCTCATTCTCCATCGCGGAGATCAAAGACTGAATAAGCTTATCCCGGTTCTTCAGCAGCAGCGAAGTATGCGGAATCCTCAGGCCCAAAGGATGACGGAACAGTGCGGTCACCGCAAACCAGTCTGCAATCCCCCCGACCAGGCCGGCCTCGAAGCCCCCGCGGAGCAGAATAACCGCCAGATTCTCCGGCAGAAACAGGGTGAACAGGAAGCCGCAAGCCATGACGGCAAGTGATATTGTAGCTAAATTTCTCGATTTCATAATTTTTTTGTCCCCCTAACATATCGAACCGTAAGCCATTTTTCTACATTTCATTGTACCACGGGAGCACTTCTTTCTGAAAATCTTCAGGCGGAATGCACCGGTTTCCAGAGCTCATAACTGAAAATGGATGAAAATATCATTTTTAAATTTCACAAAAACAATGATAAGATACTATCAAAGTGTAACAGAACTTATTGGGGATCATTACATGACATACAGAACAGGAGAATACTAACATGCTGATTGCACTCGACATGGACGGAACTACTTTGAACGAAGAGGGCCAGATCAGTCCGGAGAATAAAGAAGCTATCCTGCACGCGCAGAGCCTGGGCCATATTGTTATCATCGCTACCGGCCGCTCTTACATGGATGCTGAGCGGCAGCTGCGGCTGGCTGGCCTGAACTGCCCGGTTGTCAGTCTGAACGGTGCACTGGTAACCTTGCCTGATCAGACACTGGCGGCGAGCATACCCATGAACAAAGAAGATATTATTCCGGCGCTGCTCTGGATGAATGAGGTTCCCGGATTATATTATGAGGTGTATACGAAAGATAATGTATATGTTGAGCTTAACAAGCGGGTCGAGATGGAAAAGCTGGCAACGCTGAATGAGGATGAGGTGGAGGAAGAATTCCGCTGGCTGCTGAAGGCAATGGTTGAAATGCAGTTCCAGCAGGCTGCCGTATCCTATGTGGAGAATATGGAGGAAATCTGGAGTAAAGAGGATAACCTGATTTATAAAACGCTGGTCTTCTCACTGAACCGTGAGCTGCTGAAAGAAGCCTCCCTGCGATTCTCCGCCATCCCCGGCCTGATTATTACCGCCTCTCATAGCAGCAATATCGAAATCAACCATAAAAATGCCAACAAAGGCACCGGCGTTGCCATGGTTGCCAAGCATTACGGCATCCCCGCTGCACAAATTGCCGTGATGGGCGACAGCTACAATGACCTGCCGATGTTCGAAATGGCCGGCTACCGGATTGCTATGGAGAATGCGGCTCCGATTCTGAAGGAAACTGCCGACTTTATTACGCTAAACCATAAGGAGCATGGTGTCGCTGCAGGAATCCGGCATCTGCTGGATAAACAGTAACTCTTATATACAATCTTCTATTAAATAAAGAACAGCCCTCACAGGAAGGCTGTTCTTATCAGCGGCGGCTGGTTTCGGAGCGCCCGAGACAACACAAGAGTATACCTCCAAGGTTTATGGCGAGCATTATGATAACTATCAGGCTCTCGGTTGTGGTCAATGTCTGCAATACAGGAATAAACAACGACATCCCTCCATTATGTAGCCTCGTATTTCATATATTTATCCTTTGCCCAATATATTAATCTCAGCTGTCAAAAATTGGACCTTAGAATGAATGGCGTGATTTATGCTGCTCCCTGAACTGCTTCGGGGTGACCTCCTCATACTTTTTGAACACACGGATGAAATAGCTCGTAGTCTGAAGTCCGATCCGCTCGGAAATGCTGTCCAGCCCGAGGTCCGATTCCAGCAGCAGCTCCTTCGCCTTCCTGATCCGCAGCTGCGTTACAAATTCGATAAAGTTGCAGCCTGTCTCTTCCTTGAACAATACGCTTAAGTAGCTGGCATTGAGATGCACATGCCGGGCCGCGTCCTTGATGACCAGCGTTTCCCCGATATGATCATGGATATATTGGATGACCAGATTAATGTAGGAATTATTCGATTTCTTCGGAGGCGCCAGCTCCCTGCCGGTTCCGGTCCTGTTCTTGTCCGCAGCCGGTTTAAGTGCCCGTTCCACAGACTGAATAAGCAGATCCTGCTGCACAGGCTTGAGCAGATAATCAACTGCCCCCAGCTTCAGCCCCTGCTGGGCATACTCAAACTCGGCGAAGCCGGTAAGCAGAATGGTCGGCACCTCAATCTGTTCCTTGCGCAGCGTCTCCAGCACTTCAATCCCGCTGAGCAGCGGCATACGGATATCCGTAATCAGCAGATCATAGCTCCGTTCCCGCAACAACTGCAGGGACTGCATCCCGTTCTCGGCAACGTCCACCCGGAGCAGCTCCTCGCCCCATTGCCGCAGCGTGAAAGAGACACCCATTCTTGCATTATACTCATCATCAGCTACCAAAATTGACGTCCCCATCAACCTCCAGCCCCCTTCCCGTGCTCCGGGGAATACTCAATACCACCGAGGTCCCTTCACCCGGAACGCTATCGACAGAAATTCCGTACTGCTCCCCATAATGTAATTGAATCAGCTTGCATACATTAAACATTCCTATGCCGTTCACGTTCCCGTCCCCGTCAGCCATGAACTCAATATTCATCCGGTTAGAGAGACGTTCCCGGATCATCTTCAGCCTGTCTGCACTTATGCCTACGCCGTTATCCTGCACGTTGAAGGTGATAGCCTCTGCTGATTCATGCACCAGCAGCCTGATTTTGCCGCTGTGCTCCATAGGCTCGATTCCGTGAATCATCGCATTCTCAACAAGCGGCTGGATGGTCAGCTTAGGAATACGCACATTCGCCAGGGCAGGATCAGCCTGAATCTCAACTTCAACCCGCTCATGCCAGCGCATCTTCATAATGTCGGCATAACGCCTGACCTGCTCCAGCTCCTCCCTGACCGATACGAACCCGTCTGCTCCGGCGGT encodes:
- a CDS encoding Cof-type HAD-IIB family hydrolase, with the protein product MLIALDMDGTTLNEEGQISPENKEAILHAQSLGHIVIIATGRSYMDAERQLRLAGLNCPVVSLNGALVTLPDQTLAASIPMNKEDIIPALLWMNEVPGLYYEVYTKDNVYVELNKRVEMEKLATLNEDEVEEEFRWLLKAMVEMQFQQAAVSYVENMEEIWSKEDNLIYKTLVFSLNRELLKEASLRFSAIPGLIITASHSSNIEINHKNANKGTGVAMVAKHYGIPAAQIAVMGDSYNDLPMFEMAGYRIAMENAAPILKETADFITLNHKEHGVAAGIRHLLDKQ
- a CDS encoding response regulator, with product MGTSILVADDEYNARMGVSFTLRQWGEELLRVDVAENGMQSLQLLRERSYDLLITDIRMPLLSGIEVLETLRKEQIEVPTILLTGFAEFEYAQQGLKLGAVDYLLKPVQQDLLIQSVERALKPAADKNRTGTGRELAPPKKSNNSYINLVIQYIHDHIGETLVIKDAARHVHLNASYLSVLFKEETGCNFIEFVTQLRIRKAKELLLESDLGLDSISERIGLQTTSYFIRVFKKYEEVTPKQFREQHKSRHSF